A genomic window from Sceloporus undulatus isolate JIND9_A2432 ecotype Alabama chromosome 9, SceUnd_v1.1, whole genome shotgun sequence includes:
- the LOC121915267 gene encoding phospholipase A2 inhibitor and Ly6/PLAUR domain-containing protein-like, translating into MLTDFTTFHRRVSHACENASMMSASYVFCLFLAFLALAGAADVNDKLTCQECSNITECQTCTVQTNGGGCVTSVQENTIGRTEETTYSKRCLSFGILSTFFSISLGEGKYLKSNTTFCSEDKCNYNNYTLLANTTLNGLECPTCFSDTDSSCDAKTVPCTGLETYCVSASGVLVRRVIPPRVSFFAAEGCATETVNAFRLPLEISLPHGVYSIVNLQRAKAPTPTNTNSQASGSQTLKSISSVFMLSGLFWMLLLVTIVS; encoded by the exons aTTTCACAACCTTCCATAGGAGAGTATCACACGCTTGTGAAAACGCCAGCATGATGTCTGCTTCCTATGTCTTCTGCCTGTTCTTGGCTTTTCTGGCTCTGGCTGGTGCTGCAGATGTCAATG ACAAACTGACATGCCAAGAGTGTAGTAATATCACTGAGTGCCAAACCTGCACAGTTCAGACGAATGGCGGTGGTTGTGTAACTTCGGTGCAAGAAAACACAATAG gccGTACAGAGGAAACAACGTACTCCAAAAGATGTTTGAGTTTTGGGATTCTGTCCACCTTCTTCAGCATCAGTCTTGGGGAAGGAAAATATTTGAAGTCCAACACAACATTTTGCTCAGAAGACAAGTGTAACTACAACAACTACACAC TTCTAGCCAACACTACACTGAATGGACTCGAGTGCCCAACATGTTTCAGTGATACAGACAGTTCCTGTGATGCTAAGACAGTTCCATGCACAGGACTTGAAACGTATTGTGTTAGTGCATCCGGGGTCCTTGTAAGACGAG TAATCCCTCCAAGAGTGTCTTTCTTTGCTGCAGAAGGCTGTGCCACAGAAACTGTGAATGCTTTCCGTCTACCACTAGAGATTTCTCTGCCGCATGGTGTCTACAGTATTGTGAATCTGCAAAGGGCTAAGGCACCCACCCCTACCAACACAAATTCCCAGGCCAGTGGCAGCCAGACCCTGAAAAGCATCTCTTCTGTCTTTATGCTctctggtcttttttggatgcTGCTGCTGGTGACAATTGTCTCCTAA